In Syngnathus acus chromosome 5, fSynAcu1.2, whole genome shotgun sequence, a genomic segment contains:
- the gnat1 gene encoding guanine nucleotide-binding protein G(t) subunit alpha-1, producing MGAGASAEEKRSRELEKKLKEDADKDARTVKLLLLGAGESGKSTIVKQMKIIHQDGYSLEECLEFISIIYSNTLQSIMAIVKAMTTFGINYGHPDQQDDARKLMHLADTIEEGTMPKELSDIILRLWKDSGIQASFDRASEYQLNDSAGYYLNDLERLVQPGYVPTEQDVLRSRVKTTGIIETQFSFKDLNFRMFDVGGQRSERKKWIHCFEGVTCIIFIAALSAYDMVLVEDDEVNRMHESLHLFNSICNHRYFATTSIVLFLNKKDVFVEKIKKAHLSMCFPDYDGPNTYEDAGNYIKVQFLDLNIRRDIKEIYSHMTCATDTENVKFVFDAVTDIIIKENLKDCGLF from the exons ATGGGGGCGGGAGCGAGTGCAGAAGAGAAGCGCTCCAGGGAGTTGGAGAAAAAGCTGAAGGAGGACGCCGACAAGGACGCCAGGACCGTCAAGCTGCTTCTGCTCG GGGCTGGCGAATCAGGAAAAAGCACAATTGTCAAACAGATGAA AATTATCCATCAAGATGGCTACTCTCTTGAAGAGTGCCTGGAGTTCATCTCTATCATCTACAGCAACACCCTTCAGTCTATCATGGCAATCGTGAAAGCTATGACCACATTCGGAATCAACTACGGCCACCCAGATCAGCAG GATGACGCCAGGAAACTGATGCACCTGGCCGATACGATCGAGGAGGGCACCATGCCCAAGGAGCTGTCCGACATTATCCTCCGCCTGTGGAAGGACTCAGGCATCCAGGCAAGCTTTGACCGGGCCTCCGAGTACCAACTCAACGACTCGGCCGGATA CTACCTGAATGACTTGGAGCGTCTGGTTCAACCAGGTTATGTCCCCACTGAGCAGGATGTGCTACGATCTAGGGTGAAAACAACCGGCATTATCGAGACCCAGTTCTCCTTCAAAGATCTGAATTTCAG GATGTTTGACGTGGGTGGTCAGAGGTCGGAGAGAAAGAAATGGATCCACTGCTTCGAAGGGGTCACCTGCATCATTTTTATCGCTGCTTTGAGTGCCTACGACATGGTGCTGGTGGAGGATGATGAAGTG AACCGAATGCATGAGAGCCTGCACCTGTTCAACAGCATTTGCAACCATCGCTACTTTGCCACCACCTCCATCGTCCTCTTCTTGAACAAGAAGGACGTGTTTGTGGAGAAGATCAAAAAGGCTCACCTCAGCATGTGCTTCCCCGACTATGATG GTCCAAATACATACGAGGATGCTGGCAACTACATCAAAGTGCAGTTCCTGGACCTGAACATACGCCGAGACATTAAAGAGATTTACTCGCACATGACCTGCGCTACCGATACAGAGAACGTTAAGTTTGTGTTTGACGCTGTCACCGATATCATCATCAAGGAAAACCTGAAAGACTGCGGTCTCTTCTGA
- the cd27 gene encoding tumor necrosis factor receptor superfamily member 5 has protein sequence MVSVHPSLAALFALCIWVVKYVAGSNCPEPLTAFINGRCCKQCPPGQYLEDFCTETRETLCRPCSNNSFSEKYNVFNKCTPCQLCQENEEKCSPAAKCLCHPGFLCSDDMCSECMKPSRHVGEEMEKTEKDAFCMILGIGYGILAVILLMILFHTCINVAKKNRAALTPAATPCHPRLSIMEERGLQQQLFIQADSMNQLQEIVTNLS, from the exons ATGGTTTCTGTTCATCCCTCCTTAGCTGCTCTTTTTGCTTTGTGCATTTGGGTTGTCAAATATGTCGCTGGATCAAACTGTCCTGAACCACTGACTGCTTTTATAAATGGGAGATGCTGCAAACAGTGCCCTCCAG GACAATATCTGGAGGATTTCTGCACAGAAACGAGAGAAACCCTCTGTCGCCCATGTTCGAACAACTCCTTCTCTGAAAAGTATAATGTCTTTAACAAATGCACTCCATGTCAGTTGTGCCAAG AAAATGAAGAGAAATGTTCTCCAGCCGCAAAGTGTTTGTGTCACCCTGGTTTCCTGTGTTCCGATGACATGTGCTCAGAGTGCATGAAACCTTCTCGTCATGTTGGTGAGGAGATGGAAAAAACAG AAAAGGATGCATTTTGTATGATCCTTGGCATCGGATATGGTATTCTGGCTGTAATTCTTCTGATGATCTTGTTTCACACCTGTATAAACgttgcaaagaaaaatagagCAG CTCTAACCCCTGCCGCCACCCCATGTCACCCACGCTTGTCCATCATGGAAGAAAGGGGgctccagcagcagctctTCATCCAGGCTGATTCTATGAACCAACTCCAGGAAATTGTCACCAACTTGTCATAG